Proteins from one Impatiens glandulifera chromosome 2, dImpGla2.1, whole genome shotgun sequence genomic window:
- the LOC124926806 gene encoding 14 kDa zinc-binding protein-like isoform X1, which translates to MAVAVLSSPFFSVNRTTLVSARALAIIGASNKRSSIAQFPRQCLRGKHVIAAAHDEEASAKASSSLADKEDPTIFDKIISKEIPSSIVYEDEYVLAFRDINPQAPIHVVVIPKLRDGLTQLGKAEARHEEILGKLFYAAKIVAEKEGILDGFRVVINSGPAACQSVYHLHLHVFGGRQMKWPPG; encoded by the exons ATGGCTGTCGCGGTTCTCTCTTCTCCCTTTTTCAG TGTAAATAGGACTACTTTGGTGAGTGCAAGAGCTTTGGCAATTATAGGAGCATCAAACAAACGTAGTTCCATTGCCCAATTTCCACGTCAGTGTTTAAG GGGGAAACATGTTATTGCTGCTGCACATGATGAAGAGGCTTCTGCAAAAGCATCTTCATCTCTGGCAGATAAGGAAGATCCAACCAT ATTTGACAAGATAATATCCAAAGAGATTCCTTCGAGTATAGTGTATGAGGACGAGTATGTCCTGGCATTTCGAGATATCAATCCGCAAGCTCCTATTCATGTTGTGGTTATACCAAAGTTAAGGGATGGGTTAACACAGCTTGGCAAG GCGGAAGCAAGGCACGAAGAAATATTGGGAAAGCTTTTTTATGCTGCAAAAATTGTAGCAGAGAAAGAAGGTATTCTTGATGGCTTTcgagttgttatcaatagtggCCCTGCCGCATGTCAATCGGTTTATCATCTTCACCTACATGTGTTCGGTGGAAGGCAAATGAAATGGCCTCCCGGGTAG
- the LOC124924051 gene encoding pleiotropic drug resistance protein 1-like has product MESGDGLRMNSTRLGSSRMFRGSNRELFSTSIRDEDDEEALKWAAIEKLPTYLRIRRGVLTEDSNQPREIDIADLEQLEKKNILEKLVKVANEDNEKFLRKLKQRIDRVGIELPKIEVRFEHLKVDAEAYVGSRALPTVFNFFKNILEGFLNVLHILPTRKKPFTILNDLSGIIKPGRMTLLLGPPSSGKTTLLLALAGKLSSELKVSGRVTYNGHGMEEFVPQRTSAYISQNDLHIGELTVRETLAFSARCQGIGSRYEMLAELSRREKQANIKPDLDIDIFMKAASLEGQEAIVTDYTLRILGLENCADSLVGDGMIRGISGGEKKRVTVGEMLVGPARALMMDEISTGLDSSTTFQIVNSIKQFVHILQGTAIISLLQPSPETYDLFDEIILVADEKIMYQGPRENVLEFFQFMGFKCPQRKGIADFLQEVTSKKDQKQYWILKEEPYTFVSAKEFADAFQSFHVGQNLADQLAIPFDKTTSHPEALTTKKYGAPKKDLLKACISREYLLMQRNSFVYKSKLFQLAFMAVVTMTVYLRSKLSKNTIEDGEIYMGATFYIMLTILFIGYTELAMTILKLPVFYKQRDFLFFPTWAYSLPTWILKIPISMVEVGIWVFVTYYVIGFDSNVTRFFKQYLLLLCFIQMASSLFRLMASLGRNIVIANTCGLSALLLVVLFSGFSISKDNISDAWIWGYWSSPMMYGQNAIIVNEFLGNSWHQSFPNTNQTLGEVLMISKSFFHQARWYWIGIGALIGYIILFNLFYTLALTYLNPISKPQTILADVPDIEAETNNEHGTNKKKRGMVLPFEPLLITFDQIRYSVNMPQEMKVKLGVNEERLELLKGVSGYFRPGILTALMGVSGAGKTTLMDVLAGRKTGGYIDGSIMISGYPKKQETFARIAGYCEQTDIHSPHVTIYESLNYSAWLRLPKEVNNVSRKTFVEEVMELVEITSLRDALVGMPGINGLSTEQRKRLTIAVELVANPSIIFMDEPTSGLDARAAAIVMRTLRNIVDTGRTIVCTIHQPSIDIIDSFDELLLLKRGGKQIYFGPLGQHSIDLINYFEAISGVEKIKDGYNPATWMLEVSSVSQETSLGINFADIYEKSDLYKRNKAILDEKNKPQPGSKDLHFPTKYSQSFVTQFKACLWKQHLSYWRNPTYTAIRIIFTTVVALIFSTIFWNLGSKTDTKQDLVNAMGAMYCTIMLIGVSNATAVQPIVSIERTVFYREKSAGMFSALPYAFAQVIIEIPHVLLQSTIYVVIVYSMIGFKWTAAKFLWYYLFSYLTILYFTLYGMMVVAVTPNHTIANIAAFAFYQLWNLFSGYFIPSTRIPGWWKWYYYSSPLSWTIYGLLVSQYGDVENKLESGESVKKYLRDYYDYKHDMVGYVAMILISFVLFFIFIFAYSIKSLNFQKR; this is encoded by the exons ATGGAAAGTGGTGATGGGTTGAGAATGAATAGTACCAGGTTAGGCAGTTCCAGAATGTTTAGGGGAAGCAATAGGGAACTTTTCTCAACATCAATTCGTGATGAAGATGACGAAGAAGCACTGAAATGGGCTGCAATCGAAAAGTTACCAACTTACCTACGTATAAGGAGAGGTGTACTGACTGAAGACAGCAACCAGCCAAGAGAAATCGATATAGCAGATCTAGAGCAGCTGGAGAAGAAGAACATTCTAGAGAAGTTAGTGAAAGTAGCTAATGAAGACAATGAGAAGTTCTTGCGGAAACTCAAGCAACGTATTGACAG GGTAGGGATTGAACTTCCAAAGATCGAAGTTCGGTTTGAACATCTCAAAGTTGATGCAGAGGCTTATGTTGGCAGCAGGGCGCTTCCAACAGTGTTCAACTTCTTCAAAAATATCCTAGAG GGATTCTTGAATGTCCTACACATTCTTCCAACTAGAAAGAAACCCTTTACAATCCTCAACGATCTCAGTGGAATCATCAAACCTGGCAG AATGACATTATTACTAGGTCCACCAAGCTCTGGTAAAACTACATTACTACTGGCTTTGGCAGGAAAACTCAGTTCAGAACTAAAA GTTTCAGGAAGAGTGACATACAATGGACATGGAATGGAAGAGTTTGTTCCACAAAGAACATCAGCATACATTAGCCAGAATGACCTACATATAGGAGAATTGACTGTGAGAGAAACACTAGCTTTCTCAGCTAGATGTCAAGGAATCGGCAGTCGATATG AGATGTTAGCTGAATTGTCAAGGAGAGAAAAACAGGCAAACATTAAACCTGATCTAGATATTGATATCTTCATGAAG GCTGCTTCATTAGAAGGACAAGAAGCTATCGTAACGGACTATACACTCAGA ATTCTAGGTCTGGAAAACTGTGCCGATTCGCTAGTCGGAGACGGAATGATACGCGGCATATCAGGAGGAGAAAAAAAGCGCGTCACAGTCG GAGAGATGTTGGTTGGACCTGCTCGAGCGCTGATGATGGATGAAATATCGACGGGATTGGACAGTTCTACGACGTTTCAGATCGTGAATTCAATCAAGCAGTTCGTCCATATCCTGCAGGGGACAGCTATCATCTCTCTACTGCAGCCGTCGCCGGAAACATACGATCTCTTTGACGAAATCATTCTCGTCGCCGACGAGAAAATCATGTATCAAGGTCCCCGGGAAAACGTATTGGAGTTCTTCCAGTTTATGGGGTTTAAGTGCCCTCAAAGGAAAGGGATTGCTGACTTCCTTCAAGAA GTAACATCAAAGAAGGACCAAAAACAATATTGGATATTGAAAGAGGAACCTTACACCTTCGTTAGTGCCAAAGAATTTGCAGACGCATTTCAATCTTTCCATGTAGGCCAAAACTTAGCCGACCAACTCGCGATCCCTTTCGACAAAACAACTAGTCATCCCGAAGCCTTGACGACTAAAAAATACGGTGCCCCTAAGAAGGATCTTTTGAAAGCTTGTATCTCAAGAGAATACTTACTCATGCAGAGAAATTCATTCGTATACAAATCCAAGCTTTTTCAA CTTGCATTTATGGCTGTCGTCACAATGACAGTTTACCTTAGATCAAAGTTGTCCAAAAATACAATAGAAGATGGTGAGATTTACATGGGAGCTACGTTCTATATTATGCTGACGATTTTGTTCATAGGCTACACAGAGCTTGCGATGACAATTTTAAAACTTCCCGTGTTTTACAAGCAAAGAGATTTCTTATTCTTTCCTACATGGGCATATTCATTACCTACTTGGATCCTTAAGATCCCGATTTCAATGGTGGAAGTCGGGATTTGGGTTTTCGTGACTTATTATGTCATAGGATTTGACTCGAACGTTACAAg GTTTTTCAAACAATACCTTTTACTACTATGTTTTATACAAATGGCTTCTTCGCTTTTTCGGCTCATGGCATCGCTTGGAAGAAACATTGTTATTGCAAACACGTGTGGCTTGTCCGCGTTGCTTCTTGTTGTGTTGTTCAGTGGATTTTCCATATCTAAAG ACAACATAAGTGATGCATGGATATGGGGATATTGGAGCTCGCCTATGATGTATGGTCAAAATGCAATCATCGTGAACGAATTTCTTGGGAATAGTTGGCATCaa aGTTTTCCGAATACGAATCAAACATTAGGAGAGGTGCTAATGATCTCCAAAAGTTTTTTCCATCAAGCAAGATGGTATTGGATTGGAATAGGGGCTTTAATTGgatatattattctatttaaCCTATTTTACACATTGGCTCTTACTTACCTTAACC CAATTAGTAAGCCACAAACAATTCTAGCGGATGTGCCCGATATAGAAGCCGAGACAAATAATGAACATGGAACTAATAAGAAGAAACGTGGAATGGTTCTACCTTTCGAACCCCTTTTGATCACATTCGACCAAATTAGATATTCCGTTAATATGCCACAAGAGATGAAGGTTAAATTAGGTGTAAACGAAGAACGGTTGGAGCTTTTGAAAGGCGTAAGTGGATATTTTAGACCGGGAATTTTAACAGCATTGATGGGCGTAAGTGGAGCTGGAAAGACCACTTTGATGGACGTATTGGCTGGTCGAAAAACAGGAGGATACATAGATGGAAGTATCATGATATCGGGTTATCCAAAGAAGCAAGAAACGTTTGCACGAATTGCGGGATATTGCGAGCAAACCGACATTCATTCTCCTCATGTAACTATTTACGAATCCTTGAATTACTCGGCTTGGCTTAGGTTGCCTAAAGAGGTCAATAATGTGTCGAGAAAG acgTTTGTCGAAGAGGTTATGGAGCTCGTGGAAATAACTTCATTAAGAGACGCACTTGTGGGTATGCCCGGTATCAATGGCCTTTCAACCGAGCAACGCAAAAGGCTAACCATTGCAGTTGAACTTGTAGCAAATCCGTCCATAATATTCATGGACGAACCAACCTCGGGGCTCGATGCTAGAGCGGCTGCAATCGTGATGAGAACCCTAAGGAACATTGTGGACACTGGACGAACTATTGTATGCACGATTCATCAACCAAGCATAGACATAATCGACAGCTTTGATGAATTACTACTTCTCAAACGAGGAGGCAAACAAATCTATTTCGGTCCCTTGGGGCAACACTCGATCGATCTCATCAACTATTTCGAG GCAATAAGTGGggttgaaaaaattaaagatggtTACAATCCTGCGACATGGATGCTTGAGGTGTCGTCAGTGTCACAAGAAACATCTCTCGGAATTAATTTTGCCGATATTTATGAAAAATCGGATCTATACAA GAGAAACAAAGCTATACTCGATGAAAAAAACAAACCCCAACCCGGTTCAAAAGATCTTCATTTTCCTACTAAGTATTCGCAATCTTTTGTAACACAATTCAAGGCTTGCTTATGGAAACAACACTTGTCATATTGGCGAAACCCAACTTACACGGCGATTAGAATCATTTTCACAACCGTCGTCGCTCTTATCTTCAGCACCATTTTCTGGAATCTTGGATCGAAAAC GGATACAAAACAAGATTTAGTCAATGCAATGGGTGCAATGTATTGTACAATTATGCTCATTGGTGTGTCAAATGCCACAGCAGTACAACCTATTGTCTCAATAGAGAGAACAGTGTTTTATAGAGAAAAATCAGCTGGAATGTTCTCTGCTTTGCCATATGCTTTTGCTCAG gTTATAATTGAGATTCCACATGTTCTCCTACAATCAACCATATATGTTGTTATAGTGTATTCCATGATAGGATTTAAATGGACAGCTGCAAAGTTCTTGTGGTACTATCTCTTCTCATACCTTACAATACTATACTTCACATTATATGGGATGATGGTTGTCGCGGTCACCCCAAACCACACGATTGCAAACATAGCTGCATTCGCGTTTTATCAATTATGGAACCTTTTCTCCGGATATTTCATCCCATCAACC AGGATTCCGGGATGGTGGAAGTGGTATTACTATAGTTCTCCCTTATCTTGGACGATATATGGTTTGTTAGTCTCACAATATGGGGACGTCGAAAACAAGCTTGAATCGGGAGAATCGGTGAAAAAGTATTTGAGGGATTATTACGATTATAAACACGATATGGTGGGTTATGTTGCTATGATTCTAATTAGTTTTGTgctcttctttatttttatatttgccTATTCAATCAAGTCACTCAACTTTCAAAAGAGATGA
- the LOC124923674 gene encoding uncharacterized protein LOC124923674 codes for MPDQKINDNMRIHGRSVTARKSMDNVHFIFTTFIGIILGFLVGLSFITFSPSQLDFLAHIKEQKSSSIPAPRTLNLKAYVNESKSNLTTPTKLNDTTKMILDTSKLRGAERLPPTLAETKSDLYLRRLWGDPNEDLEMKQRYLVTFTVGSAQKRNVDAAVKKFSGNFSILLFHYDGRVNEWDQFEWSKRAIHVSVPKQTKWWYAKRFLHPDIVAPYEYIFIWDEDLGLEHFNAEEYIKLVKKYGLEISQPGLEPNKFLTWEMTKRRVDSEVHKVTIEKPGWCPDPHLPPCAAFVEIMAPAFSREAWRCVWHLIQNDLVHGWGLDFNLRKCVEVSLLSFLILSPAHEKIGVVDAQWIDHQFVPTLGNQGQAERGKAPWMGCKMGFSNRIKFCFQKRAMHRVDALRKITKFQQWTAAIDHRVSDLTSSGDAWSAKTGTSKQGEGLRQYYQQHIHDLQLQVRQKAHNLNRLEAQRNDLNSKDLLFEGVMTYDSHLCWIFIHCLVRMLKEELQLLQEPGSYVGEVVKVMGKSKVLVKVCFERERRVHVTQKDFEMAVAKVMKKESEKNMSLRKLWK; via the exons ATGCCAGATCAAAAGATTAACGATAACATGAGAATCCATGGACGcag TGTAACAGCTAGGAAATCTATGGATAATGTGCACTTTATTTTCACAACTTTCATTGGAATCATTTTGGGATTCTTAGTAGGATTGTCATTTATAACATTCTCACCTTCACAG CTTGATTTCCTTGCTCATATTAAGGAACAAAAGTCTTCGAGTATACCTGCCCCGAGAACTTTGAATTTGAAGGCTTATGTTAATGAAAGTAAAAGCAACTTAACTACACCTACAAAACTGAATGATACTACAAAG ATGATATTGGATACATCGAAACTCAGGGGTGCTGAAAGACTACCACCAACCCTTGCGGAAACAAAATCTGATTTGTATTTACGTAGATTATGGGGAGACCCCAATGAG GATCTAGAAATGAAACAAAGGTACCTAGTAACTTTTACAGTTGGAAGTGCACAGAAAAGGAATGTTGATGCTGCAGTGAAAAag TTCTCAGGAAATTTTTCAATCCTTTTGTTTCATTATGATGGACGAGTAAATGAATGGGATCAGTTTGAATGGTCGAAACGAGCAATTCATGTGAGTGTTCCAAAGCAAACAAAATG GTGGTATGCAAAACGATTTCTGCATCCGGATATAGTGGCACCATATGAATACATATTCATCTGGGATGAAGATCTTGGGCTTGAGCATTTTAATGCTGAAGA GTACATAAAGCTAGTCAAGAAATATGGATTAGAAATCTCCCAGCCTGGTTTGGAACCTAACAAATTTTTAACATGGGAGATGACAAAaagaagagttgatagtgaagTTCACAA AGTGACAATAGAGAAACCAGGATGGTGCCCTGATCCTCATTTACCTCCATGTGCAGC ATTTGTGGAGATAATGGCTCCTGCATTTTCAAGGGAAGCTTGGCGATGTGTCTGGCACTTAATTCAG AATGATTTGGTCCATGGATGGGGCCTTGATTTTAATCTTCGAAAATGCGTTGAGGTTAGtttgttatcatttttaattttatca cCTGCCCACGAAAAAATTGGAGTGGTAGATGCCCAATGGATTGATCATCAATTTGTTCCTACACTCGGTAACCAG GGACAAGCAGAACGCGGGAAAGCACCATGGATGGGG TGTAAGATGGGTTTCTCCAATAGGATTAAATTCTGTTTCCAAAAGCGGGCAATGCATCGCGTTGATGCATTAAGAAAGATTACGA AATTTCAACAATGGACTGCAGCAATCGATCACCGCGTTTCCGATCTGACATCCTCCGGCGATGCTTGGTCGGCGAAGACGGGAACTTCGAAACAGGGAGAGGGACTGAGACAGTACTACCAGCAACACATACACGATCTTCAGCTTCAGGTTCGACAGAAGGCTCACAATCTCAACCGTCTCGAAGCTCAGAGAAATGATTTGAATTCCAAAG ATCTGCTGTTTGAAGGTGTTATGACATATGATAGCCATTTATGTTGGATTTTTATTCACTGTCTAGTGAGGATGCTGAAGGAAGAGCTGCAACTTCTACAGGAGCCTGGATCATATGTTGGTGAAGTTGTCAAAGTTATGGGGAAATCTAAAGTCCTTGTGAAG GTTTGctttgagagagagaggagagttCACGTCACTCAGAAAGATTTCGAGATGGCTGTGGCTAAGGTGATGAAGAAGGAATCCGAGAAAAACATGTCTCTAAGGAAGCTATGGAAGTAG
- the LOC124926806 gene encoding 14 kDa zinc-binding protein-like isoform X2 — protein sequence MAVAVLSSPFFRTTLVSARALAIIGASNKRSSIAQFPRQCLRGKHVIAAAHDEEASAKASSSLADKEDPTIFDKIISKEIPSSIVYEDEYVLAFRDINPQAPIHVVVIPKLRDGLTQLGKAEARHEEILGKLFYAAKIVAEKEGILDGFRVVINSGPAACQSVYHLHLHVFGGRQMKWPPG from the exons ATGGCTGTCGCGGTTCTCTCTTCTCCCTTTTTCAG GACTACTTTGGTGAGTGCAAGAGCTTTGGCAATTATAGGAGCATCAAACAAACGTAGTTCCATTGCCCAATTTCCACGTCAGTGTTTAAG GGGGAAACATGTTATTGCTGCTGCACATGATGAAGAGGCTTCTGCAAAAGCATCTTCATCTCTGGCAGATAAGGAAGATCCAACCAT ATTTGACAAGATAATATCCAAAGAGATTCCTTCGAGTATAGTGTATGAGGACGAGTATGTCCTGGCATTTCGAGATATCAATCCGCAAGCTCCTATTCATGTTGTGGTTATACCAAAGTTAAGGGATGGGTTAACACAGCTTGGCAAG GCGGAAGCAAGGCACGAAGAAATATTGGGAAAGCTTTTTTATGCTGCAAAAATTGTAGCAGAGAAAGAAGGTATTCTTGATGGCTTTcgagttgttatcaatagtggCCCTGCCGCATGTCAATCGGTTTATCATCTTCACCTACATGTGTTCGGTGGAAGGCAAATGAAATGGCCTCCCGGGTAG